The Flavobacterium sp. CBA20B-1 genome includes the window TTTTTAATATTTTCCCTCGAAAGTCGTTAATGGTTCGGAAATCAGGCGTAGAGTTGCCCGAAATGTACATGAAATAGATGTTTTCGGTGAGTGCTTTAGCTATTTTCCGGCAAGAATAAACGTTTGACAAATAGCTGTAAAACAACACTTTAATCATCATTCTTGGATGATATGCAGAGGTACCACCTCCTTTGTACAACTTAATTATATTGCTAATATCCAACGAGTTAACGACCTCTTCGATTAATCGAACAGGGTGATTATTAGGGATTTTATCAAAAATATTAATCGGAAAAAGTTCAGGACTATTGCCTGTTTGATTTTTAAAAACTACCTTAGCCATTGTTGGTTTTTTGTGCAACTCTAAGATAATTATTTTGGAGAAAAAATACAACAAAAAAAAGCTGTCCGACTTTTCGGACAGCTTCAACAGCGGAAAAAATTCAACGAAATATGAATTTAGCAATGAAATCTAAAATTTATGTGATTTTTTCACTAAAAAACGCACAAAAACTAACCGAAAAGCACGCAAAACACAAAACTGTAGCCAACAAAGGCTATACATAATGCGGGGTTAAGTGTGAAATTTGAAATTTTCGTCTTGTTTTTCGCTTCGCCTTTTGTATATTTAGTGAAAATTTAAACTATTCAACGGCTACGCTCCTACTCCGTGCCGATTTGAAACTTTCAGTCTTCAAATCCCGCACTACGTATAGCCCAGACCGTTGTGGTGCATATAAAAAAACGAAATGAGAGTTGAATTTTTAGGACACGGACTTCATAAAGACCATACCAATACGGTTGGACACTATATGATTGACTCTTTTAAAAATGACGACTACTACTCATTTATTGGATTCTCGGGATTTACGAAAATGTCAGGAATTAATCGAATTAAGGAAGAACTACTTGAAGCTTCAAAAAGGTTTCAGTCATTAAAATTCTATCTTGGAATTGTAAGAAAAGGAACTTCAAGAGAATCTCTTCAATTTTTAATCGACAACAATATTGAAACTTGGATTTTCTGCACAGAAGACCAAATAATGTTTCATCCAAAAATCTATTTTTTCAAAGGCAAACATAATTATCGCTTTGTCACCGGTTCATCAAACTTGACAAGTTTTGGGCTCTTTGATAATATAGAAGCTTCAACCCTTTTTGAGTTTTCAAAGACAAATCAGCAAGGGAAAAAACTAGTAAGACAATTTGAAGAATATTTCGAGCCAATTTTAAAAGGCACTGATAAGAACGTACAGAAACTAACACAAGAAGTATTAAAAGACCTAGAAGAATCAGGTTTTATATGGCCAGAATCTCAAACAAATGCTGAATACGAATTTGTCAAGTCAAATAAAAAAACCTTTGCTAAAAGAAAGAAAACCAAGTTTGATAAAAATTCACTAGGCAAAATTGAAACAAAACCACCTTCAAATAATAATAATTCAGACTATATACCTGCGATAACACAAGAATACTTAAACTCTTGGCCTGATTTTTTTGAGCTATTTAAGGAGTTCAAAAAAGAGAATAAAGACAAAGGAGAAAAATATAGTGTTGTTGTTCCAAGAGATTATAAAAATCCGTCATTATATAATTGGTACTTAAAACAAAAGATTTACTACAAAAACAAAATTTTACCACCTGAACACGAAGAACTGCTCAGAAAGGAACATTTTTATTTTGGTGATGCTCATAAACTATGGCAGGAATGGAAAGACAGCACAAAACTAAAATTGCTACAAGAAGCTGTAGACGAAGGCGAAAATATCGGACTTAGCCAGAGATATGAATACAAAGGTGTGCGACTTGGAACTTGGATTCAAGGAATTAAAAAGGCAAACAAATCAGGCAAAAAACTAGACGTTATGGAGAAAATCAATGACATTTTCGACTTGTCTTCAAAAAGCAGAACGCCAATTGACACAGCTAATAGATTTGTAAACGACCTTTTAGAAGCAGAGAATCCTGAAAAAGCTCATTTTCAAAATAGATTCAACCATTCAATTAGGGATAGAATTGACGAGCTTCCTGATGAAGTACAACAGGATATTGTTGATGTTTGGTTTCTTGTATTTGAAGAAGAGCGTCCACTTGGTAGAATAAGAACAAGGCAAAAAGATAGAACAGATGAGTGGAAAGAATTCCGATATAATAAATCAATAAATCCGGAAGGTCATTGGTTTTCAACTTATTCTCTAATGGGAGATTTATACAGTTGGGTCAGACAAAAAAGGGAAGTTAAAACTAGAATGGACTTAGTCAAAAAGAACTTTAATGAACAAGAGAAAAGTGAATTACGGAGAGAAGGATTCCCGATATAAAAAAATACGCACCACAACAACGGCTATAAGCAATTGGGGTTTAAGTGATTATATTAAAAATAAGTAAAGAAATCAAGGTCAATGCTAAACCGAAAAGTCAGGGCGAAAAATCCCCAACTGCTCATAGCCACGACCGTTACCACCAATTAAAAAACAAACCCGAGAAGAATAAGCAAACAGACGAATAATAAATGCCTTTTACATTTTCACACCCAGCAATAATACTACCATTGACTTTTTTACCAAGACATTGGTTTTCGCTGACTGGACTTGTAATTGGAAGCCTCACTCCTGACTTCGAATATTTTATAAGAATGAGAATTAAAAGCGAATTCAGTCATACAATTGAAGGACTTTTTTGGTTTGACTTACCACTAGGACTAATACTCGCTTTTTTATTTCACAGCATTGTACGTGACAGACTTTTCGACAACTTGCCGACATTTTTAAAATCACGATTTTTGTCTTTCCAAAAGTTTGACTGGAACGAACATTTCAAAAAAAATTGGATAGTAGTGTCTATTTCGATTTTAATCGGAGGCTCTTCACACATTTTTTGGGACAGTTTTACTCACGACCACGGTTATTTTGTTCAGACCATTCCTGCGTTACAAAACGTGGTTGATTTTTTAGGTAGACAAATTCCCATTCTAAAAATATTACAACACTCTTCAACATTACTCGGTGGACTTATAATTGCTTTTGCCATTTATAAACTACCTCAAAGTAAGACTGAAAACGACAATATAAATCTGAAATACTGGGCAATTTTAGTTGGACTGACCTCGACAATTATTTCAATCAGACTTTTGAGTGGACTTGACTTAAAACAATACGGAAACGTAATTGTGACAGCAATTTCCGCAGGACTAATTTCACTAACAATAACACCTTGGCTGACAAAAAGTAAAAAAATAACTGGTGGTAACAATGGCTATACATAATGCGGGGTTAAGTGTGAAATTTGAAATTTTCGTCTTGTAATTCGCTTCGCCTTTTGTATATTTAGTGAAAATTTAAAATATTCAACGGCTACGCTCTACTCCGTGCCGATTTGAAACTTTCAGCTTTCAAATCCCGCACTACGTATAGCCCAGACCGTTATGGGCAACCCCACGACCGAGCAACCCGACATTCGATTTTAAAACACAATGGAAAATAAACCGAAAATAATAAAAGTAAGAGAGTTGCTTACAAATGACTCTTTACAAATTCCAAGTTACCAACGTCCTTACAAATGGACAACGAAAAATGTCAATCAACTTATTGACGACATTCTAATACACAAAGAAAAATCAGAATATCGTTTAGGAACGCTTGTGGTTCACAATCACGACAATATTTCTGACATTGTTGACGGACAACAACGAACAATTACTTTGACATTGATTGCTTATGCAATAACTCAAAAACAAAACAAAACGACAGAAGAAGAAAAAGCCTTAAAAAGTTTTGACCCTAAACTTTTGAATTTATCTTTTGCTAATGACATTTCAAAAGCAAATATCCAAAACAACTACAAACAAATCGAAAGACGAATTGCAGATTTTGACGAAAAGTCAATATGGTTCTTCTTGGAAAAATGCACTTTGGTAGAAGTGGTATTGAATGATATTTCAGAAGCATTTCAGTTTTTTGATTCTCAAAATTCAAGAGGTAAAGATCTTGAACCACACGACTTGTTAAAGGCATTTCACTTGCGAGAAATGAATAATTTTTCAACGGAAGAAGAACGCAAAAAGACTGTTGAAAAATGGGAAAGTTTGGACACAGCAAAACTTTCAAAACTATTTTCACAGTATTTATTCAGAATTAGAAATTGGAGCAAAGGACATTCAGCACGATATTTTTCAAAAAATGAAGTTGATGTTTTCAAAGGTGTAAGTCCCGACATTGAAGAAAATTATCCTTTTGCATCAATGCTTCGCATTGCTCATTTTTATGTTGAAGAATACAACAGCTCATTTCACAGAAATATAGACAAACGAGAAATGACTTTCCCTTTTCAAATAGATGAAACTATTATAAACGGAAAACGATTTTTTGAAATGATAGAACATTATCAAATGATGATTGATAATGTAAAGTCAAAAGAAATGAGTGAAAAATATCCTATTTTAAACACAATCAAAACGTATGACGGTAGTTTCCGCACAGGCGACAAATATATTCGCAACTTGTTTAATTGTGGTTTAATTTATTACATAGACAAATTTGGGGATAAAGATTTATCAAAAGCTATTGATAAAATTTTTGTTTGGGCATATACATTACGTTTGAAGTTACAAGCAGTTGGCATTGATTCTGTTGATAATTTTGCTCTAAATCAAGGACATTCTCAAATTCAGCTATTCAAGAAAATGAAAGAAACGATTAAACCTAATGACATATTAAACTTACGACTTGAGACTTTAAAAGAAAACAAATCAAGCAAAACAGAACTAATTGTTGAACAATTCAAGCGTTTGAAATATTATGAATGATAAACAGCCGAAATATTACAATATAAAAACATTATTGGGTTCAGACGATTATGTAATTCCAATCTACCAAAGAAATTACGAATGGGGAGAGCCTCAAATAACTCAACTTATTCAAGACATTGTAGATTACATTCTTAAAAGCAAAGTATCAGAGAATAAACCTAAATACTACATTGGTTCTTTGATTGCTTACGAAAGAAAATTAGAGGGAAGCGTAAACTATGAAACCATAGACGGACAACAACGCTTAACAACATTAACCATATTGTTGAATGTAATCAAAAATGAATATTCA containing:
- a CDS encoding DUF4184 family protein; amino-acid sequence: MPFTFSHPAIILPLTFLPRHWFSLTGLVIGSLTPDFEYFIRMRIKSEFSHTIEGLFWFDLPLGLILAFLFHSIVRDRLFDNLPTFLKSRFLSFQKFDWNEHFKKNWIVVSISILIGGSSHIFWDSFTHDHGYFVQTIPALQNVVDFLGRQIPILKILQHSSTLLGGLIIAFAIYKLPQSKTENDNINLKYWAILVGLTSTIISIRLLSGLDLKQYGNVIVTAISAGLISLTITPWLTKSKKITGGNNGYT
- a CDS encoding DUF262 domain-containing protein gives rise to the protein MENKPKIIKVRELLTNDSLQIPSYQRPYKWTTKNVNQLIDDILIHKEKSEYRLGTLVVHNHDNISDIVDGQQRTITLTLIAYAITQKQNKTTEEEKALKSFDPKLLNLSFANDISKANIQNNYKQIERRIADFDEKSIWFFLEKCTLVEVVLNDISEAFQFFDSQNSRGKDLEPHDLLKAFHLREMNNFSTEEERKKTVEKWESLDTAKLSKLFSQYLFRIRNWSKGHSARYFSKNEVDVFKGVSPDIEENYPFASMLRIAHFYVEEYNSSFHRNIDKREMTFPFQIDETIINGKRFFEMIEHYQMMIDNVKSKEMSEKYPILNTIKTYDGSFRTGDKYIRNLFNCGLIYYIDKFGDKDLSKAIDKIFVWAYTLRLKLQAVGIDSVDNFALNQGHSQIQLFKKMKETIKPNDILNLRLETLKENKSSKTELIVEQFKRLKYYE